From a region of the Corallococcus coralloides DSM 2259 genome:
- a CDS encoding Trm112 family protein gives MVLDPALRSILGCPHCKGRLEEHQGPPPEVRCGNCLRAWPVEEGVPQMVPEQERPLTP, from the coding sequence ATGGTCCTGGACCCGGCGCTGCGGTCCATCCTGGGGTGTCCCCACTGCAAGGGCCGGCTCGAAGAGCACCAGGGCCCTCCGCCCGAAGTCCGCTGCGGCAACTGCCTGCGAGCCTGGCCCGTGGAGGAAGGCGTCCCCCAGATGGTGCCCGAGCAGGAGCGACCGCTCACCCCGTGA